A region from the Triplophysa rosa linkage group LG4, Trosa_1v2, whole genome shotgun sequence genome encodes:
- the LOC130553173 gene encoding B-cell receptor CD22-like produces MATCFTLSLMFLLMTADVDGQRDWAVNYNPSYVCALRGSTVRMSCIYPPDHQVTSSYWTIITHQPYSMSPNLCSDTYYREKVQCHTNSITLTHVTEADKHVYYCIFTASGLYSGELRGTPGVQLDVTDLQVETQQRVKERDSVSLTCKTTCRLTEETTFIWSRNGQRLTEGKVIFNQLNLSVSRHDSGLYRCAIRGHERLYSPGVYLSVQYVDGEQDWAVNYNPSYVCALRGSTVRMSCTLKFPPDHVVNKTFWTKAVVTTEEPDDMCLNPEDRRVQCHSGNKDTHSITLTDVTEADKHVYYCRFTTIGLNEVWTGVPGVQLDVTDLQVETQQRVKERDSVTLTCKTTCRLTEETTFIWSRNTQTLTEHTVNEFHLQSVSRHDSGLYRCAIRGHEHLSSPGVYLSVEYHPKKTSVSISSSGVIVEGDSVTLTCSSESNPPVHIYSWFKEETFVGSGNIYRISNIRSDHSGEYKCKTKNNHGEKYSEAVIMDVMYPPRNASVSISSSGVIVEGDSVTLTCSSESNPPVHIYSWFKEETFVGSGNIYRISNIRSDHSGEYKCKTKNNHGEKYSEAVIMDVMYPPRNVSVSISSSGVIVEGDSVTLTCSSESNPPVHIYSWFKGHTFVGSGNIYRISNIRSDHSGEYKCKTENKHGEKYSEAVMLNVMYPPRNVSASISSSGVILEGDSVILTCSSESNPPVHIYSWFKENQTSSVGSGQTFSITNINSCLSGGFYCVAQNKHGSQRSAAVSLTVKGVQSSAVVSGIVAGCGGLFFIIILFIGKKWKDGGSEVNSQNQDNQAGAASANDVPLYSLVSSANQREVSVSADADDVQYVSVQYIRKKESCEKEQEECQYMNFKLNPTSDPDTSTDVIYSSIK; encoded by the exons ATGGCGACATGTTTCACATTATCTCTGATGTTTCTGCTCATGACTGCTG atgtTGATGGTCAGCGGGATTGGGCAGTGAATTACAATCCTTCATATGTTTGTGCATTAAGAGGCTCAACAGTGAGAATGTCCTGTATTTATCCTCCTGATCATCAGGTCACATCATCATACTGGACCATAATAACACATCAACCTTATTCAATGTCACCAAACCTGTGTTCTGACACATATTACAGAGAAAAGGTTCAGTGTCACACTAACAGCATCACTTTAACACATGTGACAGAAGCTGATAAACACGTCTACTACTGCATATTTACAGCAAGTGGATTATACAGTGGAGAATTGAGAGGGACTCCTGGAGTTCAGCTTGATGTCACAG ACCTCCAGGTGGAGACACAacagagagtgaaagagagagattcaGTCTCTCTTACATGTAAAACCACCTGCAGACTGACTGAAGAAACAACATTCATCTGGTCCAGAAATGGGCAGAGATTAACTGAAGGAAAAGTTATATTCAATCAACTTAATCTGTCAGTCAGTCGTCATGATTCAGGACTCTATAGATGTGCTATAAGAGGACATGAACGTCTTTACTCTCCTGGTGTTTATCTCAGTGTTCAAT atgtTGATGGTGAGCAGGATTGGGCAGTGAATTACAATCCTTCATATGTTTGTGCATTAAGAGGCTCAACAGTGAGAATGTCCTGTACTTTAAAATTTCCTCCTGACCATGTGGTCAATAAAACCTTCTGGACCAAAGCTGTTGTAACTACTGAAGAACCAGATGACATGTGTTTGAACCCAGAAGACAGAAGAGTTCAGTGTCACAGTGGAAATAAAGACACTCACAGCATCACTTTAACAGATGTGACAGAAGCTGATAAACACGTCTACTACTGCAGATTTACAACAATTGGATTGAATGAAGTATGGACTGGAGTTCCTGGAGTTCAGCTTGATGTCACAG ACCTCCAGGTGGAGACACAacagagagtgaaagagagagattcaGTCACTCTTACATGTAAAACCACCTGCAGACTGACTGAAGAAACAACATTCATCTGGTccagaaacacacagacattAACTGAACACACAGTGAATGAGTTTCATCTGCAGTCAGTCAGTCGTCATGATTCAGGACTCTATAGATGTGCTATAAGAGGACATGAACATCTGTCCTCTCCTGGTGTTTATCTCAGTGTAGAAT ATCATCCAAAGAAAACCTCAGTGTCCATCAGTTCTTCTGGTGTAATAGTGGAGGGTGATTCAGTGACTCTGACCTGCAGCAGTGAATCAAATCCACCTGTTCACATCTACAGCTGGTTTAAAGAAGAAACGTTTGTAGGATCTGGAAACATCTACAGAATCTCAAACATCAGATCAGATCACAGCGGAGAATACAAGTGCAAGACCAAAAATAATCATGGAGAGAAATATTCAGAAGCTgtgataatggatgtgatgt ACCCACCAAGGAATGCCTCAGTGTCCATCAGTTCTTCTGGTGTAATAGTGGAGGGTGATTCAGTGACTCTGACCTGCAGCAGTGAATCAAATCCACCTGTTCACATCTACAGCTGGTTTAAAGAAGAAACGTTTGTAGGATCTGGAAACATCTACAGAATCTCAAACATCAGATCAGATCACAGCGGAGAATACAAGTGCAAGACCAAAAATAATCATGGAGAGAAATATTCAGAAGCTgtgataatggatgtgatgt ACCCACCAAGGAATGTCTCAGTGTCCATCAGTTCTTCTGGTGTAATAGTGGAGGGTGATTCAGTGACTCTGACCTGCAGCAGTGAATCAAATCCACCTGTTCACATCTACAGCTGGTTTAAAGGACATACGTTTGTAGGATCTGGAAACATCTACAGAATCTCAAACATCAGATCAGATCACAGCGGAGAATACAAATGCAAGACCGAAAATAAACACGGAGAGAAATATTCAGAAGCTGTGATGCTGAATGTGATGT ACCCACCAAGGAACGTCTCGGCGTCCATCAGTTCTTCTGGTGTAATATTGGAGGGTGATTCAGTGATTCTGACCTGCAGCAGTGAATCAAATCCACCTGTTCACATCTACAGCTGGTTTAAAGAGAATCAAACATCATCTGTTGGATCTGGACAGACGTTCAGCATCACTAACATTAATTCTTGTCTCAGTGGAGGGTTTTACTGTGTGGCTCAGAATAAACATGGATCTCAGAGATCAGCTGCTGTATCACTCACTGTTAAAG GAGTTCAGAGTTCTGCTGTAGTTTCTGGGATTGTTGCAGGATGTGGAGGAttgttcttcatcatcatccTGTTTATAGG GAAAAAATGGAAAGACGGTGGGTCTGAAGTTAACAGTCAAAATCAG GACAATCAAGCAGGAGCAGCTTCAGCCAATGATGTTCCACTTTATTCACTAGTatcatcagccaatcagagagaAGTCTCAGTGTCTGCTGATGCTGATGATGTTCAATACGTCAGTGTCCAATAcatcagaaagaaagagagctgTGAAAAGGAACAGGAGGAGTGTCAGTATATGAACTTTAAATTGAATCCTACGTCTGATCCTGACAC TTCGACTGATGTGATCTACAGTTCAATTAAATGA
- the LOC130553058 gene encoding uncharacterized protein LOC130553058, translated as MAGHLVCIAVGLTVMMVIFGAILYVYKKKKRKSHSFSDGLRSLETQNEDQLRRVHLDLSDSWASTNIKYFCRDPCAHKDVLVSSDKSTKGRFSLKDFRNETFTVTITDLQESDSGIYWCGVDRVGTDTYHKVNLKVSKDITPTTTRLDTTQPLPTSTQQPECLFATSSRTSRSSTLEHTTRSPSVTGLVNISLYAVGGLIAVVILVCGLVAVCQYRKLVKKMEGLGSVTPVDHEGRAEEATNVYENDLQDTPNSKQMKSEQLKSKVQSRPSHSVYENVELKPGQLDYLTMEICSQEPHPHRSIPEPQLKFMEIRGLLLKMRFFCVLSFWIFLSEIKTSTTEEFLIDGYTGQYVIISCSHVFAQNNRKYFCTDPCKDSDILVSSDWSSNGRFTLKDFMTGTFTVTITELQESDSGIYWCGVDRVGVDTFHKVNLRVYEDNSQTHTASIQELTTQTDSVSTSPTSETSTFTQLKTGLVKASSSPDAFTDEDTKAVPVYSILYAVVGLVVMLTVLAVELLCVCRYKERQTSARCASRTSTHIDNEYNSDESNTVYENYLDESANATEQKPKHETKDFKSTEDPIYQNICVNTSQADGIYTDL; from the exons ATGGCGG GTCATCTGGTGTGCATTGCTGTGGGTCTGACTGTGATGATGGTTATATTTGGAGCGATTCTCTATGtgtataaaaagaaaaagagaaagtcaCACAGCTTCAGTG Atggcctgagg TCGTTGGAAACTCAAAATGAAGATCAGTTGCGTCGTGTGCATCTGGATCTTTCTGACAG CTGGGCTTCAACCAACATAAAGTATTTCTGCAGAGATCCGTGTGCACACAAGGATGTTCTAGTATCATCTGATAAGTCAACAAAAGGAAGATTCAGTCTGAAGGATTTTAGAAACGAGACGTTCACAGTGACCATCACTGATCTACAGGAGTCAGACTCTGGGATCTACTGGTGTGGAGTGGACAGAGTTGGTACAGACACATATCACAAGGTCAATCTGAAAGTTTCTAAAg acattaCACCTACTACCACCAGATTAGACACAACGCAACCACTTCCTACATCAACACAACAACCAGAATGTCTGTTTGCCACATCAAGCAGAACGTCCAGATCTTCAACCCTTGAACACACCACACGCTCACCCTCAGTGACAG GACTTGTAAACATCTCGCTGTATGCTGTTGGTGGTCTGATCGCAGTCGTCATACTTGTATGTGGGCTGGTTGCTGTTTGTCAGTACAGGAAACTAGTCAAGAAAATGGAgg GCCTTGGGTCAGTGACACCAGTCGACCATGAAGGTAGAGCTGAAGAG gctACTAACGTATATGAAAATGATCTTCAAGACACACCGAACAGCAAACAGATGAAATCTGAGCAGTTGAAGTCTAAAGTCCAAAGCAGGCCATCACATTCAGTCTATGAGAATGTAGAGCTCAAGCCGGGCCAGTTAGAT TATTTGACGATGGAGATTTG TTCACAAGAGCCTCATCCTCACCGATCAATACCGGAGCCTCAACTTAAATTCATGGAAATAAGAGGATTGCTGCTAAAAATGAGGTTCTTCTGCGTGCTCTCGTTCTGGATATTTCTGTCAG AAATCAAGACGTCTACTACTGAGGAGTTTTTAATTGACGGCTATACGGGACAATACGTCATCATTTCATGCAGTCATGTTTTTGCCCAGAACAACAGAAAGTATTTCTGCACAGATCCATGTAAAGACAGCGATATTCTAGTATCATCTGACTGGTCATCTAATGGGAGATTCACATTGAAGGATTTTATGACAGGAACGTTCACAGTGACCATCACTGAACTACAGGAGTCAGACTCTGGGATTTACTGGTGTGGAGTGGACAGAGTTGGTGTAGATACGTTTCATAAAGTCAACCTGAGAGTATATGAAGATaattctcaaacacacacagcttcTATACAAGAGCTGACCACACAAACAGATTCAGTTTCCACATCCCCAACCAGTGAGACCAGCACTTTCACACAACTGAAAACAG GTCTTGTCAAAGCATCAAGTTCACCTGATGCTTTTACTGACGAAGACACAAAAGCAG TCCCTGTATATTCTATCCTCTATGCGGTCGTGGGACTGGTTGTAATGTTGACTGTACTTGCCGTCGAACTGCTCTGTGTTTGTCGGTacaaagagagacagacatcAGCAA GATGCGCGTCAAGAACGTCTACACATATTGACAATGAGTATAATAGTGACGAG AGCAACACTGTTTACGAGAACTATCTTGATGAGAGTGCCAACGCTACCgaacagaaaccaaaacacGAGACTAAAGACTTTAAAAGCACAGAGGATCCGATCTACCAGAATATATGTGTCAACACTAGCCAGGCAGATGGCATCTATACTGATCTTTGA
- the LOC130553233 gene encoding CMRF35-like molecule 5, protein MKICCVVCVWIFLTEIRSSSTNGIEMHGYTGKQVTISCQHSWAWSNRKYFCTHPCKDEDVLVSSDRSPNGRFSLKYLEKGTFTVTITDLQESDSGIYYCGVDRVGADTYEKVNLRVSKDTTQPLPISTRQQESQFATSSRTSRSSTLEHTTQVPSVTVSSVSVNISLYAVGGLIAVVILVCGPVAVCHYRKIIKTLAGLVPVPATPVDHNEDTAEEDTNVYENDVQDTRSSKQMKSKMLKSKVPKSHSHSVYENVELKPGQSDVIYGNL, encoded by the exons ATGAAGATCTGTTGTGTCGTGTGTGTATGGATCTTTCTGACAG AAATTAGAAGTTCATCTACAAATGGAATTGAGATGCATGGATACACCGGAAAACAAGTCACCATTTCATGTCAACACAGCTGGGCTTGGAGCAACAGAAAGTACTTCTGCACACATCCATGTAAAGATGAAGATGTTCTAGTATCATCTGATCGGTCACCAAACGGGAGATTCAGTCTGAAGTATCTTGAAAAGGGAACGTTCACAGTGACCATCACTGATCTACAGGAGTCAGACTCTGGGATTTACTATTGTGGAGTGGACAGAGTTGGTGCAGACACGTATGAGAAGGTCAATCTGAGAGTATCTAAAG ACACAACTCAACCACTTCCTATATCAACACGACAACAAGAATCTCAATTTGCCACATCAAGCAGAACATCCAGATCTTCAACCCTTGAACACACCACACAAGTACCTTCAGTGACAG TCTCTTCAGTGTCTGTAAACATCTCGCTGTATGCTGTTGGTGGTCTGATCGCAGTCGTCATACTTGTATGTGGCCCAGTTGCTGTTTGTCACTACAGGAAGATAATCAAGACATTAGCAG GTCTTGTGCCAGTGCCAGCAACACCAGTCGACCACAATGAAGATACAGCTGAAGAG gaTACTAATGTATATGAAAATGATGTTCAAGACACACGGAGCAGCAAACAGATGAAATCTAAGATGTTGAAGTCTAAAGTCCCGAAGAGCCATTCACATTCAGTCTATGAGAATGTGGAGCTAAAGCCGGGACAGTCAGATGTCATTTATGGAAATCTTTGA